From Rubripirellula reticaptiva, the proteins below share one genomic window:
- a CDS encoding arylsulfatase encodes MKNILTVVAILTLWCLPQIASAADKPNVVIVITDDQGYGDLGCLGNPVLKTPEIDKLYADSVRLTDYHVAPTCSPTRCAFLTGHWTNRTGVWHTIMGRSMLRENEVTMGDVFQAAGYETGMFGKWHLGDNYPFRAEDRGFGEVLRHGGGGVGQTPDFWDNAYFDGQYFHNSVETPVNGFCTDVFFDYAKRFIKTQNDAGKPFLAYIATNAPHGPMHSPEQYSKPYSDQPVGLANFYGMIANIDDNVGQMKRFLDESGLSENTIFIFTTDNGTSAGEKVFNAGMRGKKGSPYDGGHRVPFFIHWPNGKLTGGRDVDPITAYVDVLPTLIELCNIAPPEGVKFDGTSIKPLLENTSKDETSSDWDDRILVTDSQRVKDPIKWRQSAVMTSRYRLIDGKELYDMTSDPGQSHNVAADNQEVVARLTDFYENWWAELEPTFADETSIYLGHPASNPTRLTCHDWITTQMVPWNQSQVRGAMNGDANTGFWNVKVVEDGDYEIRLRRWPTESGAAIDQALPPGADVPGDKAYRARPGKAFQPVRATVEIAGQKAESSVQPGDEEVAFNMNLKSGRTKLTALFETKSGEIYGAYYAYVRKK; translated from the coding sequence ATGAAAAACATTTTGACCGTCGTCGCCATTTTGACACTGTGGTGCCTGCCTCAGATTGCCTCTGCCGCGGACAAGCCTAATGTTGTGATTGTGATCACCGACGACCAAGGCTACGGTGACCTGGGATGCTTGGGCAACCCGGTGTTGAAAACGCCCGAAATCGACAAACTGTATGCTGATTCAGTTCGCTTGACCGACTATCACGTCGCGCCAACCTGTTCGCCAACGCGATGCGCGTTCCTGACCGGACACTGGACCAATCGCACGGGCGTTTGGCACACGATCATGGGCCGATCAATGCTACGTGAAAACGAAGTCACGATGGGCGACGTTTTTCAAGCGGCCGGATACGAAACCGGAATGTTCGGTAAATGGCATTTGGGCGACAACTATCCGTTTCGCGCCGAAGACCGTGGGTTTGGCGAAGTGCTGCGGCACGGCGGCGGCGGAGTAGGCCAGACGCCTGATTTCTGGGACAATGCTTATTTTGACGGCCAGTACTTCCACAACTCCGTCGAAACACCGGTCAATGGATTTTGCACGGATGTTTTCTTTGACTATGCCAAGCGTTTCATCAAAACGCAAAATGACGCAGGCAAACCGTTCTTGGCGTACATCGCCACCAACGCGCCGCATGGACCAATGCATTCACCGGAGCAATACAGCAAACCGTATTCAGATCAACCGGTTGGGCTGGCAAACTTTTATGGCATGATTGCGAACATTGATGACAACGTTGGGCAGATGAAACGATTCCTGGATGAATCAGGACTCAGCGAAAACACGATCTTTATCTTCACAACGGACAATGGGACGTCGGCAGGTGAGAAGGTTTTCAACGCGGGGATGCGAGGAAAGAAGGGAAGCCCCTACGACGGTGGTCACCGCGTACCATTTTTCATTCATTGGCCAAATGGGAAATTAACCGGAGGACGCGATGTCGACCCGATTACCGCTTACGTCGACGTACTGCCGACGCTGATCGAATTGTGCAACATCGCGCCACCCGAAGGCGTAAAGTTTGACGGAACCTCGATCAAGCCATTACTCGAAAACACTTCAAAAGATGAGACGTCGTCGGATTGGGACGACCGAATCTTGGTGACCGATTCACAACGTGTGAAGGACCCGATCAAGTGGCGGCAAAGTGCGGTCATGACCAGCCGATATCGATTGATCGACGGCAAAGAACTTTATGACATGACTTCGGACCCCGGCCAAAGCCACAACGTTGCCGCAGACAATCAAGAAGTGGTCGCACGATTGACCGATTTTTATGAGAATTGGTGGGCCGAATTGGAACCCACATTCGCCGACGAGACTTCGATCTACTTGGGACATCCGGCCAGCAACCCAACCCGTTTGACTTGCCACGACTGGATTACCACTCAAATGGTCCCATGGAACCAATCCCAAGTCCGCGGCGCAATGAATGGCGACGCAAACACCGGGTTCTGGAACGTCAAAGTGGTTGAAGACGGTGACTACGAGATTCGATTGCGACGCTGGCCCACAGAGTCTGGCGCTGCGATCGACCAAGCTCTACCGCCCGGCGCAGATGTGCCTGGTGACAAAGCGTATCGAGCCCGCCCCGGAAAAGCGTTTCAGCCCGTCCGTGCCACCGTCGAAATCGCAGGCCAAAAGGCAGAGTCTTCCGTCCAGCCGGGCGACGAAGAAGTCGCTTTCAATATGAACCTTAAAAGCGGACGCACAAAGTTGACTGCGTTGTTTGAGACGAAGTCGGGCGAAATTTATGGAGCCTATTATGCGTACGTGCGCAAGAAGTAG
- a CDS encoding DUF1559 domain-containing protein, with protein MNLFSANDRAYARSAFTLVELLVVIAIIGILVGLLLPAVQAAREASRRMQCSNNSKQYALAIHNYHAAFKQFPTGSRLSSPYGYFWGMTAETLPFMEESSRFQTINFGAGACGPHLIDLQTRGAADPGSTPIKTLLCPSDIRSGEQLLSGPNGPLPQSGDVGLLYPTNYLGMAGSLDGDIENTFQACGGIRNGDGLFYTNKSHRFRDVLDGTAQTIMFGERSIPEDLGWGWPLCGGDECEHYITARAGLYMGNHKPAEYYQHLQHYWSWHFGGCHLTMADGSVHFMSYSLDYETYNDLATRAGHEVIAAEDWPL; from the coding sequence TTGAACCTGTTTTCTGCAAACGACCGTGCCTATGCCCGATCTGCCTTCACGCTAGTTGAATTGCTGGTCGTGATTGCAATCATCGGGATCCTGGTAGGCTTGCTGCTACCGGCCGTTCAGGCGGCACGGGAAGCATCGCGTCGGATGCAGTGTTCAAATAACTCGAAGCAGTATGCGTTGGCGATTCACAATTACCACGCCGCATTCAAACAGTTTCCGACCGGTTCGCGTCTTTCTTCACCCTACGGGTATTTCTGGGGCATGACGGCCGAGACGCTGCCGTTCATGGAAGAGTCGAGTCGCTTTCAAACGATCAACTTTGGCGCCGGTGCCTGTGGGCCACATTTAATCGATCTGCAAACCCGTGGCGCAGCGGATCCCGGGTCGACGCCGATTAAAACGCTGCTCTGTCCAAGCGACATTCGCAGCGGCGAACAATTGCTTAGCGGTCCCAACGGACCACTACCACAGTCGGGCGACGTCGGGCTGCTGTATCCGACCAACTATCTCGGCATGGCCGGCTCGCTGGACGGAGACATCGAAAACACATTTCAAGCGTGTGGTGGAATTCGCAATGGCGATGGACTGTTCTACACCAACAAGTCACATCGGTTTCGCGATGTGCTGGACGGGACCGCGCAAACGATCATGTTTGGCGAACGTTCGATCCCCGAAGACCTTGGTTGGGGGTGGCCGCTGTGCGGCGGCGACGAATGCGAGCACTACATCACCGCTCGAGCCGGATTGTACATGGGAAACCACAAACCGGCTGAATACTACCAGCATTTGCAGCATTACTGGAGTTGGCATTTTGGAGGCTGCCATTTGACGATGGCCGATGGCAGCGTTCACTTCATGTCGTACAGCCTGGATTACGAAACGTACAACGATTTGGCGACTCGCGCCGGTCATGAAGTAATCGCGGCCGAGGACTGGCCACTTTAG
- a CDS encoding AAA family ATPase: MTVEEEALAVSQIRESRDRINSELSKVIVGQEDVIEQLLICLFAGGHCLITGAPGLAKTLLVRSVAQIFHLNFQRIQFTPDLMPTDITGTEILEQDENGRRSLEFVPGPIFANVVLADEINRTPPKTQAALLEAMQEHQVTAAGRRYPLEEPFFVLATQNPIEMEGTYPLPEAQLDRFLFNVLIDYLPPADELSVVLQTTSTKPEPIEPLFTGADVMRFHQLVRRVPIADEVAAFAVRLVGATRPKRDGTPDFINQWVSWGAGLRAAQTLVLGGKARALLAGRAHVNMDDIATLAHPALRHRVLLSYRAEAEGVTIEDVIDRLLETVPKTVKP, from the coding sequence ATGACCGTTGAAGAAGAAGCTCTGGCCGTGAGTCAAATTCGCGAGAGTCGGGATCGGATCAATTCCGAACTCTCAAAAGTCATCGTCGGCCAAGAAGACGTTATCGAACAACTGCTGATCTGCTTATTCGCTGGCGGTCACTGCTTGATCACCGGAGCACCGGGGTTGGCCAAGACGCTGTTGGTTCGCAGCGTCGCCCAGATCTTTCACTTGAATTTCCAACGTATCCAGTTCACACCTGACCTGATGCCGACGGACATCACCGGCACCGAAATCTTGGAACAAGATGAGAATGGTCGTCGCAGTTTGGAGTTTGTGCCGGGACCGATATTCGCCAACGTCGTTCTTGCCGACGAAATCAATCGCACGCCACCGAAGACGCAGGCGGCGCTGCTGGAAGCGATGCAGGAACACCAAGTCACCGCCGCCGGTCGCCGCTATCCGCTGGAAGAACCTTTCTTTGTGTTGGCGACGCAAAACCCGATTGAAATGGAAGGCACGTATCCGTTGCCAGAAGCTCAGCTCGACCGCTTTCTGTTCAACGTCTTGATCGACTATTTGCCACCGGCAGATGAGCTTTCGGTTGTCTTGCAGACCACATCGACCAAGCCCGAACCAATCGAACCCTTGTTCACCGGCGCTGATGTGATGCGGTTTCACCAGTTGGTTCGCCGGGTTCCGATTGCTGACGAAGTCGCCGCTTTCGCCGTTCGTCTGGTTGGCGCGACACGCCCCAAACGCGACGGCACGCCGGACTTCATCAACCAATGGGTGTCCTGGGGTGCGGGCCTGCGAGCGGCCCAAACATTGGTGTTAGGCGGTAAAGCTCGCGCACTATTGGCCGGGCGGGCACATGTGAACATGGATGACATCGCCACGCTAGCGCATCCGGCGCTTCGGCACCGTGTGCTGCTAAGCTACCGGGCGGAAGCCGAGGGAGTAACGATCGAGGACGTGATTGACCGACTTCTTGAAACGGTTCCCAAAACGGTGAAGCCGTGA
- a CDS encoding DUF58 domain-containing protein, with the protein MSTAVLPSADPSALMRIKSLQLRAKAVVEGFYNGLHRSPYHGYSVEFNEYRPYTVGDDLRALDWKLFARSDRYYIKKFEDETTRRCYLVVDQSRSMAFGSLDYTKLEYAQTLAATLAYYLSNQRDSVGLMTFDETIGEFLSARNRPGHLRSMLVALSRPVAGKGTDIDTPLRQIAALVSRRGLIVLISDMLSPIETLQTNLAYLRSRGHEVMILRVLDPGELELGLKSPGMIVDMESGKEIYLDPDVARTSYREKFAKHQSQLKTICSSLGVEIFDMMTDAPIEQALFHVISVQKRRSAGANRAGMIAGGSSARMASS; encoded by the coding sequence GTGAGCACGGCTGTGCTTCCATCGGCAGATCCGTCGGCGCTGATGCGGATCAAAAGTCTGCAACTGCGCGCCAAAGCAGTCGTGGAAGGTTTCTACAATGGATTGCACCGGAGTCCGTACCACGGATATTCGGTTGAATTCAACGAGTATCGGCCATACACGGTCGGCGATGACCTCAGAGCACTGGATTGGAAACTTTTCGCTCGCAGCGATCGCTACTACATTAAGAAGTTCGAAGATGAAACGACCAGGCGGTGTTATCTGGTTGTAGACCAGAGTCGGTCGATGGCATTCGGGTCGCTTGATTACACCAAACTGGAATACGCGCAAACTCTGGCGGCGACACTCGCCTACTACCTGTCGAACCAGCGAGATAGCGTCGGGCTGATGACGTTTGACGAGACGATTGGCGAGTTTCTGAGTGCTCGAAACCGACCTGGCCACCTGCGCAGCATGCTGGTCGCTCTATCACGTCCTGTCGCAGGGAAGGGCACCGACATTGACACGCCGCTTCGTCAAATCGCAGCCTTGGTCAGTCGTCGTGGGTTGATCGTGCTGATTTCCGACATGCTATCGCCGATCGAGACGTTGCAAACCAACTTGGCCTATCTGCGATCGCGGGGCCACGAGGTGATGATCTTGCGGGTTCTCGACCCCGGCGAATTGGAACTGGGGTTGAAGTCACCGGGTATGATCGTGGACATGGAATCCGGCAAAGAAATCTACTTGGATCCCGATGTCGCACGTACGAGCTATCGCGAAAAATTTGCCAAGCACCAAAGTCAATTGAAGACGATTTGTTCTTCGTTGGGTGTCGAAATTTTCGACATGATGACTGACGCGCCGATCGAACAAGCGTTGTTCCACGTCATCAGTGTCCAGAAGCGACGATCGGCTGGGGCAAATCGCGCAGGAATGATTGCGGGCGGGTCGAGTGCTAGGATGGCATCGTCATGA
- a CDS encoding BatA domain-containing protein, with the protein MSLLAPFFFAGALAVGLPILFHLIRRRPKSEVQFSSLMFLDPTPPRLTRRSRLDHLPLLIIRALALIMLAAAFARPFLRSASETEPQRPPKRTVVVIDTSASMQRSGLWQQAIASASEVIDELQSEDRIAIVAFDRKPTILLGLDQSGRLPIEGRKQTAGSIVSEITPSWFGTDTANALAYAAEIAVADSESQLTIDPLNPDSAQAPSIGETRIVLISDMQSGSAVESLQSLVWPERVRVEVRRVKPVDTTNAAAFVITGTPTGEEGPSQSDSTERNKVRVRVTNASNSTGESFSLDWSSAAPSAAQTETELSVPVQVPPGQTRIITMESPGPGITNLRIAGDVDDFDNVRYISLDPPNEQTIVFVGNQVNSNREPREQLLYYLQRVPLSDASRNVSVREFTPQELASEPFATELVPDKYPLIIVARPLEIDSVSRLKSYLDRGGRVLFVLDDANSGSDLGTTLGSLTGESISVTEAAERDYHMWSRIDFADPIFRPMSDPQFNDFTKVRFWAHRNVEGFDEQWKTVTQFDDGQVAIARRTIGDGELMLATFGWQPSASQLALSTKFIPLVAGWLGNRGDQLDPAGIDLGDALPIPPTPTATITTPNGETSSYSSADDAGVVDRPGIYTLIDGDEVRRIAVNLPESESQTDPIGEEVLEQFGVLTGKPVSEEQAKATERQLRDRELETRQKLWQWMLVTALAMIGIETWWGGRLSRRQT; encoded by the coding sequence ATGAGTCTATTGGCACCATTCTTTTTCGCTGGCGCGTTGGCGGTCGGGTTGCCGATCCTGTTTCATTTGATACGTCGGCGGCCAAAAAGCGAGGTGCAATTCAGCTCGCTGATGTTTCTGGATCCGACGCCACCACGTTTGACGCGTCGAAGCCGATTAGATCACTTACCGCTTCTGATCATTCGGGCGCTGGCGTTGATCATGCTGGCCGCGGCTTTTGCGAGGCCGTTCTTACGCTCGGCATCGGAAACGGAGCCCCAGCGTCCGCCAAAACGAACGGTGGTTGTGATCGACACTAGCGCTAGCATGCAGCGATCGGGGCTGTGGCAACAAGCCATCGCTAGCGCGAGTGAAGTCATCGACGAACTGCAGTCCGAAGACCGAATTGCGATCGTCGCCTTCGACCGAAAACCCACAATACTGTTGGGACTTGATCAATCGGGCCGCTTACCGATCGAAGGCCGTAAACAAACCGCTGGTTCCATCGTTTCCGAAATCACACCTTCTTGGTTCGGTACCGACACCGCCAATGCGCTTGCCTACGCCGCCGAGATCGCGGTCGCCGATAGTGAATCGCAACTTACGATCGATCCATTGAACCCAGATTCGGCTCAAGCACCATCAATCGGCGAAACTCGCATCGTCCTAATCAGCGACATGCAGTCCGGTAGCGCAGTTGAGAGTCTGCAATCGCTGGTGTGGCCGGAACGAGTGCGTGTTGAAGTGCGCCGAGTCAAACCGGTAGACACGACCAACGCGGCCGCTTTTGTGATCACGGGGACTCCGACCGGTGAGGAAGGTCCGTCACAATCGGATTCTACTGAGCGTAACAAGGTGCGCGTGCGGGTGACCAATGCGAGCAACAGTACGGGCGAATCTTTTTCGCTTGACTGGTCGTCCGCGGCCCCGTCCGCTGCCCAAACGGAAACCGAACTAAGCGTCCCGGTGCAGGTTCCACCGGGGCAAACACGAATCATCACGATGGAGTCACCGGGGCCGGGCATCACGAATTTGCGGATCGCTGGTGACGTGGATGATTTTGACAACGTGCGTTACATCAGTCTTGATCCACCCAATGAACAAACGATCGTGTTCGTTGGCAACCAAGTCAACTCGAATCGTGAGCCGCGTGAACAACTGCTTTATTATCTGCAACGAGTGCCGTTGAGCGATGCGTCCAGGAACGTTTCGGTCAGAGAGTTTACGCCACAGGAATTGGCGTCTGAACCGTTTGCAACTGAACTAGTACCTGACAAGTATCCGCTGATCATCGTCGCCCGCCCGCTTGAAATTGATTCTGTGTCCCGGTTGAAGTCGTACCTTGATCGTGGCGGCCGCGTGCTGTTTGTGCTCGATGATGCAAACTCAGGATCTGATTTGGGAACGACGCTTGGCTCGTTGACCGGCGAGTCCATTTCGGTCACCGAGGCTGCCGAGCGAGATTACCACATGTGGTCTCGGATTGACTTCGCCGACCCGATTTTTCGACCGATGTCGGATCCACAATTCAACGACTTTACAAAAGTGCGTTTTTGGGCGCACCGAAACGTAGAGGGATTTGACGAGCAGTGGAAAACGGTGACGCAGTTTGACGACGGACAAGTCGCCATTGCCCGGCGAACGATTGGTGACGGAGAATTGATGTTGGCTACTTTCGGGTGGCAACCGTCGGCAAGCCAACTGGCACTGTCAACCAAGTTCATTCCTTTAGTTGCCGGATGGCTGGGCAACCGCGGTGACCAACTGGATCCCGCAGGCATTGATCTCGGTGACGCCTTACCGATTCCACCGACGCCAACGGCCACGATCACGACGCCAAATGGTGAAACATCATCGTATTCGTCCGCGGATGATGCTGGCGTGGTTGATCGGCCGGGCATCTACACTTTGATCGATGGCGACGAGGTAAGACGGATCGCCGTCAACTTGCCAGAATCTGAAAGCCAAACGGATCCAATCGGCGAAGAAGTGCTGGAACAATTTGGTGTGTTGACGGGTAAGCCAGTCAGCGAAGAACAGGCCAAAGCGACCGAGCGTCAACTGCGCGACCGCGAACTAGAAACTCGCCAAAAACTGTGGCAGTGGATGCTCGTTACGGCGCTGGCGATGATCGGGATTGAAACGTGGTGGGGTGGTCGGCTGAGCCGCCGACAAACTTAG
- a CDS encoding DUF6655 family protein codes for MNLVTLIVLAITFLGSLGCGTTREYNATQQLVMSDAVDRSISSIDFRPMSGRKVYLDTSYLRQVKGEQFVNAEYVTSSLRQQIVGAGCLIQDASTDAEIIIEARIGTLGSDDHRVTFGIPENNSLASAASLLPSGPQVGTIPEIAFARREAREAAAKVAAFAYDRVTRAPIWQSGVRPATATARDTWVMGVGPFQGGSIRRQTKLAGSGIKFGNQQATGSPARFFDRPPVDYTAETRFQEGWPLLRGNSVGADMLGTLDVPTPPTDQTDVASIAKAPASPANGSSADGSSKNGDPTVGASYSDPATESLTR; via the coding sequence GTGAATCTGGTTACGTTGATCGTTCTTGCGATCACATTTCTAGGATCATTGGGTTGTGGAACGACGCGCGAATACAACGCAACTCAGCAGTTGGTGATGAGCGACGCAGTTGATCGCAGCATTTCTTCGATCGACTTTCGCCCGATGTCAGGTCGAAAGGTCTATCTCGACACCAGCTATTTGCGACAAGTCAAAGGTGAGCAATTCGTTAACGCCGAATATGTGACAAGTTCACTGCGACAACAAATTGTCGGCGCGGGTTGCTTGATTCAGGACGCTAGTACCGATGCAGAAATCATCATCGAAGCTCGAATTGGGACCCTCGGATCCGATGACCACCGTGTCACGTTCGGTATCCCAGAAAACAATTCACTGGCATCTGCGGCGTCATTGCTGCCCAGTGGCCCCCAAGTCGGCACCATCCCCGAAATTGCGTTCGCTAGACGAGAGGCCCGCGAGGCGGCAGCCAAGGTTGCTGCTTTTGCGTATGACCGGGTCACACGGGCCCCGATTTGGCAGTCGGGCGTCCGCCCGGCAACCGCGACGGCACGCGATACTTGGGTGATGGGTGTCGGACCGTTCCAGGGCGGGTCGATTCGCAGGCAGACAAAATTGGCTGGCAGCGGCATCAAATTCGGAAACCAACAAGCGACCGGCTCGCCTGCCCGCTTTTTCGACCGGCCACCTGTTGATTACACTGCAGAGACGCGATTCCAGGAAGGATGGCCGTTGCTGCGAGGCAACTCGGTAGGTGCCGACATGCTTGGGACGCTGGACGTCCCAACGCCTCCGACTGACCAAACCGATGTGGCATCGATTGCGAAGGCTCCGGCCTCGCCTGCCAACGGTAGTTCAGCCGATGGAAGTTCGAAAAATGGCGATCCGACCGTTGGAGCGTCGTATTCGGATCCGGCAACCGAATCGCTAACCCGATAG
- a CDS encoding class I SAM-dependent methyltransferase, which yields MSLIVVTDDRYRLIDFGDGRKLESVCGYVIDRPCPAAAWSKPNNKTQWASASAHYDADRKKWTYQSPWPDQSNVQCAGFQMPTAPTPFGHIGIFPEQAENWRWLAGTKSSLSPSDQSDQLPSALNLFGYTGASTMALVNAGYQVAHVDAAKPNVAAAGVAATVNGWDKPPIRYLIDDAAKFVTREIKRQRQYHTIVMDPPAYGHGPSGRAWRLSRDLWPLIDDCLKLIEPSDFRFLISGHSAEVDESDVLAFFEQSHRIDTSGLQITSGRSNLLDASDRSLDTGFFVRIETFDS from the coding sequence GTGAGTTTGATTGTTGTGACCGACGACCGCTATCGCTTGATCGACTTTGGCGACGGTCGCAAACTTGAATCCGTCTGTGGATATGTGATCGACCGGCCCTGCCCAGCAGCGGCTTGGTCCAAGCCCAACAATAAGACCCAGTGGGCATCAGCGTCAGCTCATTATGACGCTGATCGAAAAAAGTGGACCTACCAATCTCCTTGGCCGGACCAATCGAATGTGCAGTGCGCGGGTTTTCAAATGCCCACGGCACCGACACCTTTTGGGCATATCGGCATCTTTCCCGAACAAGCGGAAAACTGGCGTTGGCTAGCTGGCACCAAATCGAGTCTGTCGCCTTCAGATCAGTCCGACCAGCTTCCTTCGGCACTCAATCTGTTTGGCTACACCGGGGCCAGCACGATGGCGCTGGTCAATGCGGGCTATCAAGTCGCCCACGTTGATGCTGCGAAGCCAAACGTCGCCGCGGCTGGCGTTGCCGCGACCGTGAACGGATGGGACAAACCGCCGATCCGTTATCTGATCGACGATGCCGCAAAGTTTGTAACCCGGGAAATCAAGCGACAACGGCAATATCATACAATCGTGATGGACCCGCCCGCTTACGGACACGGACCGAGCGGACGAGCGTGGCGACTTAGTCGTGACCTTTGGCCATTGATTGATGACTGCCTAAAGTTAATTGAGCCGAGTGATTTCCGATTTCTGATCAGCGGTCATTCCGCCGAGGTCGACGAATCAGATGTGCTGGCTTTTTTTGAGCAGTCACATCGAATTGATACCAGTGGACTGCAAATCACGTCCGGTCGTTCGAATCTGCTAGACGCGTCAGACCGCAGCCTCGACACCGGCTTTTTTGTCCGCATCGAAACATTCGATTCATAA
- the larE gene encoding ATP-dependent sacrificial sulfur transferase LarE: MSADSAHEFEKANRLIDRIASLRSVAVAFSGGVDSSVVAAAASRAGLDVAIAVTAQSPSLASSQLEIAIRVANEIGIEHRVIETDEINQDAYRRNDGRRCFYCKQTLYQAMAAIAEQFPQLKIISGTNVDDLGDYRPGLEAAANAGVISPLADLGFTKSDVRELAKHFGLSNDDQPAAPCLASRVAYGTEVTAERLRRIEQAESWLATRGFTEFRVRLHDRELARVEVPKHQIAELIHLDTDGSMTNAFLSYGFKFVTIDTRGFRSGSLNEMLVSISIPATPLSIHSTGESES; the protein is encoded by the coding sequence ATGTCGGCCGATTCCGCCCACGAATTCGAGAAAGCAAACCGCTTGATCGACCGTATCGCTTCCCTGCGAAGCGTTGCCGTTGCTTTTTCGGGTGGCGTCGACAGCAGTGTGGTGGCGGCCGCTGCATCACGAGCCGGACTGGACGTCGCAATTGCCGTCACCGCGCAGTCGCCCAGCTTGGCCAGTTCACAGCTCGAGATCGCGATCCGGGTGGCGAATGAAATTGGCATCGAACACCGGGTTATTGAAACCGACGAAATCAACCAGGACGCCTATCGCCGAAACGACGGCCGACGATGTTTCTATTGCAAACAGACTCTGTATCAGGCAATGGCCGCAATCGCTGAACAGTTTCCGCAATTGAAAATCATCTCGGGCACGAACGTGGACGACCTTGGCGACTATCGTCCAGGACTCGAAGCAGCTGCTAACGCGGGTGTGATTTCGCCATTGGCGGATTTGGGATTCACTAAATCAGATGTGCGTGAATTAGCCAAACACTTTGGACTCAGCAACGACGACCAACCCGCCGCCCCCTGTCTAGCCAGCCGCGTGGCCTACGGAACGGAAGTCACCGCGGAACGACTTCGCCGGATCGAACAAGCAGAATCATGGTTGGCGACAAGGGGTTTTACGGAATTTCGAGTTCGATTGCATGATCGCGAACTGGCTCGAGTCGAAGTTCCGAAACACCAAATCGCCGAATTGATCCACCTCGACACCGACGGATCAATGACAAATGCTTTTCTGTCGTACGGTTTCAAATTCGTAACCATCGACACACGTGGCTTTCGTTCGGGTAGCCTGAACGAGATGCTGGTTTCAATCTCGATCCCAGCAACACCGCTTTCCATCCACAGCACTGGTGAATCCGAATCGTGA